A genomic segment from Methanomicrobium sp. W14 encodes:
- a CDS encoding FtsX-like permease family protein, whose amino-acid sequence MGILRSIGTRRSEIRWMFLYESAILGLIGSGIGALLSFVGGYALTYLMLGTTEYFFDISSIMYVPIVMFVGMII is encoded by the coding sequence ATAGGTATCCTTAGGAGCATAGGCACGAGACGCTCTGAAATAAGGTGGATGTTTCTGTATGAATCCGCAATTCTAGGCCTTATAGGTTCAGGAATCGGTGCACTGTTAAGCTTTGTCGGCGGATATGCACTTACCTATCTGATGCTCGGGACAACGGAGTACTTCTTTGACATCTCAAGCATAATGTACGTCCCGATAGTAATGTTTGTAGGTATGATAATCTGA